The following nucleotide sequence is from Balnearium lithotrophicum.
CCTTGAGAAGTTGAGAACTTTATTTATTGCTTTCTTGTGGAGTTCCTGACTTTTAATAACTCCTTTTCCCTTATCGACCTCTCTTTTTGAAAGCTCAAACTGAGGTTTTATAAGGGCAACTATCCTTCCGTTAGGTTTTAAAAATTTCTTTACAACGGGGAGAATCTTCTCAAGGGATATAAACGAAACGTCAATCGTAATGAGGTCAACCTTTTCAGGAACTTCCTTTTCCGTTAGGTACCTTGCATTAAATCCCTCAATTGAAATTACCCTTTCATCGTTTCTCAGCTTCCAATCAAGCTGTCCCCTTCCAACATCAACAGCGTAAACCTTCTTAGCTCCATGCTTTAAAAGGCAGTCTGTGAATCCTCCCGTTGACGCTCCAACGTCAAGGCATGTAAATCCAGTAACGTCCAATCCAAATTCCTTAATTGCCGTCTCTAACTTTAAACCCCCCCTTGAAACGTAGGGAATGTCCTCTCCCTTTAATTCAATTTTTGAATCAATAGGGACCGAAGTTCCTGCCTTATCAACAACCTTTCCGTTAACAAGAACCTTCCCTGCCATTATGAGAGCCTTAGCCCTCTCTCTGCTCCTTACAATACCCCTTTCAACTAACAGTTTGTCTAACCTTTCCCTCTTCATTGGCTAACCAATCTCATTATGTCGTTGTAGAAAACTATTATCATTAAAAGCCCTAAAATCAATAGGCCAACCTGTTGGAACTTTTCCCTGAACTGTGGCGATAGACTCCTCCCTTTCAGAATTTCTATGAGGAACAGCAGGATAAGTCCCCCGTCTAAAACGGGAAGGGGAATTAAGTTGAAGTATCCTAACTGAAGGCTGATAAATCCCATAAAGTAGAGGAAATTTGAGATTCCGGCCTGTGCAGCCTTTCCTGCAACTTCAGCTATCAAAATTGGCCCACCTAAACTCTTTATAGATGCCTGTCCTGTGATGAGTTTGTAGAGAAATGTGAAAAAGAGGTTGGTCTGGGCTTTGAATTCCTCTACGCTCTTCTTTAGTGATTCTGATAAGGGATACTTCATGAATACCAAATCTACTTTTGGAACAATACCAATCGTGTATCTTCCATACTTTTTGTTAAACTCCGGCTTAACCTTTAACGTCAGTTGTTTTCCGTTTCTAAGAATGAGGAGCTCTACCTCCTTTCCGTTGCTCTCTCCTATTGTCCTTACAACCTGTTCCCACCTTGTGATTTCCACTCCGTTTATTTTAAGAATAACATCTCCCGGCTTTAATCCCGCCCTATCGGCTGGCGAATTGGGAAGAACCTTTCCTATTACAGGTTTTACAGCCGGGACTATCGGCAGAACCCCTATTCCGTTCTTTTTATCAACTAACGTGTGAACTTTAATCTCCTCAACTTTGTTTCCCCTCTTAATCTTTATCCTTAAGTCTCTATCAGGGTTAAGGGAAACTATCTGATTAAACTCCTTCCAGTTTTTGACTCTTTTACCGTTAACCTCCAATATTAAATCCCCAGGTTTTAGCGGAACTTTTTCAGAAAGGACAAATCCCACCCTTGCAGATTCCACCTGGTACGAAGGAACGTACCTTCCAATCGTGTACGATGCAGCAAAAAAGAGGACTGCCAGAAGGAGGTTCATTAGAGGACCTGCCAATGCTATAACTATTCTCTGCCAGGGAGGTTTTGCGTAGAACTCATCGGGACTTTTTGGAGGTTTATCGGGGTCCTCCCCTGCCATTTTAACGTATCCACCTAAGGGGATGAGGCTTACTGCAAACTCCGTTTCGCAACATCTGAACTTAAAGAGTTTTGGTCCAAAACCTATTGAGAATGTTTCAACTCTTACGCCAAAGAACCTTGCAGCTAAGAAGTGTCCAAGTTCATGGACAAATATCAGAACTCCGAGGGCTACTATAAAGTAAAAAAGTGTTGCCATTCAACCTCCCATTTCGTTTGAAAGGAAATTTATGTTAAAAGCTTCTGAATTCAAAAATTAACCGCTTAAGGGCTTCATCCCCTGTTAACTTTCCCATTTTCACCGAAAACTCAGTCTCATTTAGGGTTTTCAGTAATTTTAGGGCCTTTAAAATTCCCATTTTTCCCGATGCCAACTGAACTTTCTTGAGGACTTCCTTTGGAAGTTTTACCTGTCTCCCAGATAGAACGTTAACGATTTGTCTCGTTTGTGTCTGAAATAAACCTATAATTTGGAGGGGTTCTGTTCCTTCGTTTAAAAGTTTGTTAATTTTATTCAGGTATTCCCTCTCTTCTCCATTGATGAGAAGGAATATTAGTTCAAACACGTTTACCTTTCCACTTGATGAGAGGAGAAGCTTGACTACTTCTTCATTAAGTTCCCCAGGATAGTTCAGGAGCTTGTCAGTTTCGTTTCGGAGCTCCCTAAGTTCTGCTCCAACAGTTTCAACTATTAGGGAAAGTATTTCATCGGATACGTTTTTCTCTAAAAGTTTTTTCCTTAAAAGTTTCTTCAATGCACTTTCTGAGTAAA
It contains:
- the holA gene encoding DNA polymerase III subunit delta, which encodes MKSKGKVKVQEALKKIEKGSVGDKIFIYGPEDYLTEQFLKKFSKRWKTENFYPENINEFFSFTGTSLFGESPVPVIVHGELLPSVIKGKKQIEKFLQKLKGLNKFIVASFSDLDYRSLKGELFSGILNLSEVVIYSDFYSESALKKLLRKKLLEKNVSDEILSLIVETVGAELRELRNETDKLLNYPGELNEEVVKLLLSSSGKVNVFELIFLLINGEEREYLNKINKLLNEGTEPLQIIGLFQTQTRQIVNVLSGRQVKLPKEVLKKVQLASGKMGILKALKLLKTLNETEFSVKMGKLTGDEALKRLIFEFRSF
- a CDS encoding TlyA family RNA methyltransferase; protein product: MKRERLDKLLVERGIVRSRERAKALIMAGKVLVNGKVVDKAGTSVPIDSKIELKGEDIPYVSRGGLKLETAIKEFGLDVTGFTCLDVGASTGGFTDCLLKHGAKKVYAVDVGRGQLDWKLRNDERVISIEGFNARYLTEKEVPEKVDLITIDVSFISLEKILPVVKKFLKPNGRIVALIKPQFELSKREVDKGKGVIKSQELHKKAINKVLNFSRRIGLFPEKLTVSKPKGPKGNKEFLTLLSQDSKYDLVDKNTIEKVVRIKID
- the rseP gene encoding RIP metalloprotease RseP, translated to MATLFYFIVALGVLIFVHELGHFLAARFFGVRVETFSIGFGPKLFKFRCCETEFAVSLIPLGGYVKMAGEDPDKPPKSPDEFYAKPPWQRIVIALAGPLMNLLLAVLFFAASYTIGRYVPSYQVESARVGFVLSEKVPLKPGDLILEVNGKRVKNWKEFNQIVSLNPDRDLRIKIKRGNKVEEIKVHTLVDKKNGIGVLPIVPAVKPVIGKVLPNSPADRAGLKPGDVILKINGVEITRWEQVVRTIGESNGKEVELLILRNGKQLTLKVKPEFNKKYGRYTIGIVPKVDLVFMKYPLSESLKKSVEEFKAQTNLFFTFLYKLITGQASIKSLGGPILIAEVAGKAAQAGISNFLYFMGFISLQLGYFNLIPLPVLDGGLILLFLIEILKGRSLSPQFREKFQQVGLLILGLLMIIVFYNDIMRLVSQ